In a single window of the Photobacterium profundum SS9 genome:
- a CDS encoding LysR substrate-binding domain-containing protein: MRKLIPLKSIYAFVAVAETGSMTEAAAVLSVSHSAVSQAIKALETQLSLPLFRRVGRRVELNQNGQKYYRKVAPALEQIVDASEELMHHNNINHNRLMVNMVHSLALHWWIPRVPEFQDIAPHIDVRISNLTQTFDLNREGIDVALIHGKADEWKEYYCEKLGSDELIMVCSPHLLEGLDDKSPAALLDKYPAIFVTNLRRKYDWLVWCEANGFIVPKKQKNLTFTASIQAVQAVTRRLGVLITHELFVRDDIRHGVLTKVGEAVPNPHQDVYFVCPPEKLTQESVLTLRSWLRKEFIGSVQTRNGNK, translated from the coding sequence ATGAGAAAGTTAATTCCTCTAAAATCTATTTATGCTTTTGTGGCTGTTGCAGAAACGGGTAGCATGACTGAAGCTGCAGCGGTACTCAGTGTGAGTCACTCGGCAGTAAGTCAGGCAATAAAGGCACTAGAAACTCAGCTAAGTTTACCTTTATTTCGTCGGGTTGGTCGTCGGGTTGAATTAAACCAGAATGGTCAAAAATATTATCGAAAAGTCGCTCCTGCGTTAGAACAAATTGTGGATGCCAGTGAAGAGCTAATGCACCACAATAACATCAATCATAATCGTTTAATGGTTAACATGGTGCACTCGCTAGCTTTGCATTGGTGGATCCCTCGTGTACCTGAATTTCAAGATATTGCCCCGCATATTGATGTCCGTATTTCGAACTTAACGCAGACGTTTGATCTGAATCGAGAAGGTATCGATGTCGCACTGATTCACGGTAAAGCAGATGAATGGAAAGAGTATTACTGTGAAAAGTTAGGGAGTGATGAGCTAATTATGGTCTGCAGCCCGCATTTACTCGAAGGGTTAGATGATAAATCCCCTGCAGCCCTGTTAGATAAATACCCAGCTATTTTTGTGACGAATCTGCGCCGAAAATACGATTGGTTAGTATGGTGTGAAGCTAATGGTTTTATTGTGCCTAAGAAGCAGAAGAATTTAACCTTTACTGCATCTATACAAGCGGTTCAAGCCGTTACTCGACGTTTAGGGGTATTAATTACACATGAGTTATTTGTGCGTGATGATATTAGGCATGGTGTATTAACCAAGGTGGGTGAAGCTGTGCCCAATCCTCATCAAGATGTTTATTTTGTATGCCCGCCTGAAAAATTAACCCAAGAAAGTGTACTTACATTGCGCTCTTGGTTGCGTAAAGAATTTATAGGATCGGTACAAACACGTAACGGTAATAAATAG
- a CDS encoding DMT family transporter — MTTDLRPVIFMLISTFSLSLNSLLAKFLSDSLSIEMLSFLRFLFPAVLLLWLMALTKWAVPDRKMWQALGLRAFCIAASQLCFLFAINRLSLVETVVLFSTGPLFIPLLEKLLFKTQIQSATLINLAITFTGVLLMADNTSGVVLKPELLVGLGAGIFNAGSQISLYRVSKGALSPIALNAWGFLLAAVITLPLVLFQTDKSTLQQTASDMADIQTLLLPMLILLAVCIVNTQVFRVKAYQLANSSSQLAPLIFTNLIFSSVWQVMFFNQPLEWNKVTGISLIVISTLFNTFLPLIVRKIRVRLIEN; from the coding sequence ATGACAACTGACTTACGCCCTGTAATTTTCATGCTGATATCAACGTTTAGCTTATCTCTCAATAGCTTACTGGCTAAGTTTTTGAGTGATAGTTTAAGTATTGAAATGCTCAGCTTTCTACGTTTTTTATTTCCAGCTGTACTGTTGTTATGGTTAATGGCACTAACCAAATGGGCTGTTCCCGATAGAAAAATGTGGCAAGCATTAGGTTTACGCGCTTTTTGTATCGCAGCAAGCCAACTATGCTTTTTATTTGCAATCAATCGCCTTAGTTTAGTCGAAACGGTTGTCTTATTTAGCACCGGTCCTCTTTTTATTCCTTTGTTAGAAAAACTATTATTCAAAACACAAATACAAAGCGCCACCTTGATCAATTTAGCAATCACATTTACAGGTGTGCTTTTAATGGCAGATAATACATCAGGCGTGGTATTAAAACCTGAACTTCTCGTGGGTTTAGGGGCTGGGATATTTAATGCAGGCTCTCAAATAAGTTTGTATCGAGTGAGTAAAGGAGCGTTATCGCCTATTGCACTTAACGCTTGGGGCTTTCTACTTGCTGCGGTTATTACACTCCCTTTAGTTCTCTTCCAAACAGACAAATCAACACTTCAACAAACAGCAAGTGATATGGCTGATATACAAACATTATTATTACCTATGTTGATCTTGCTGGCTGTATGCATTGTCAATACTCAGGTATTCCGAGTTAAGGCTTATCAATTAGCCAATTCAAGTTCACAACTCGCACCTTTAATTTTCACTAACTTAATATTTTCATCCGTTTGGCAAGTCATGTTTTTCAACCAACCTTTAGAATGGAATAAAGTAACAGGCATAAGCTTAATTGTTATTTCCACCTTATTTAATACTTTCCTTCCTTTAATTGTAAGGAAAATAAGAGTTCGACTCATAGAAAACTAA
- a CDS encoding di-heme oxidoredictase family protein, with the protein MTSLLVLFAISQANASGLASDLNQSSQTNEPQLEHIEQSELNTLVSNDPAAAFITAFEVGDELFEVPANELDGAGANVGEGQRYAKFPRMDLNGYGEWANHTPARVTGPNSQACIECHFQAVSDGSGPISSNNVRDPMRSGQIGDFITRQPPHIFGIGAKQKLAEEMTAELLAIKAAAIAQAISYNTMVTKDLIAKNISFGKIKANPDGSVNTSMVEGVDGDLIVKPLQWKGVELTIRSFVRGAENNELGLQAVELVGDDDGDYDGIINEITVGDITALAIYQAGQPRPVTKIELADLGLMELSYQEKADILKGKDLFSQVQCASCHVPTLYLDDSIFSEPSQSATHRDALFPNGDSPASHGLTPENAITFDLAADMPDNIITLPNGNVVHLGNFKKDNYGRTSVDIYSDLKRHDLGYEIAESVDEEGTGASVFITQPLWGAGSTAPYMHDGRSPTITDAVMNHGGDAATSRSLFKQLSPTYKQALVAYVENHILLLAEEDEAAAEAPIYSEPVAPAEPEAPTYSEPVAPTAPEAPSRFRRTRH; encoded by the coding sequence TTGACATCTTTACTTGTATTATTTGCTATTTCGCAAGCCAACGCATCTGGTTTAGCAAGTGATTTAAATCAGAGTAGCCAAACGAATGAACCTCAATTAGAGCACATAGAACAATCTGAACTTAATACACTTGTTAGTAATGACCCTGCTGCAGCATTTATTACCGCCTTTGAAGTCGGTGACGAATTATTTGAGGTACCCGCTAATGAGTTAGATGGTGCAGGGGCAAATGTTGGTGAAGGTCAACGTTATGCGAAGTTTCCTCGAATGGACCTTAACGGTTATGGTGAATGGGCAAACCACACTCCAGCCCGGGTAACCGGTCCAAACTCTCAGGCTTGTATTGAGTGCCATTTCCAGGCTGTTAGTGATGGTTCAGGCCCTATTTCAAGCAATAATGTCCGCGACCCGATGCGTAGTGGACAGATAGGAGACTTCATTACTCGTCAACCTCCGCATATTTTTGGTATTGGTGCGAAACAAAAACTAGCAGAAGAAATGACCGCAGAACTACTTGCCATAAAAGCCGCTGCTATCGCGCAAGCAATCAGCTATAACACAATGGTCACTAAAGATTTAATTGCAAAAAACATCTCTTTCGGGAAAATAAAAGCGAACCCAGACGGAAGTGTAAACACCTCTATGGTAGAAGGTGTCGATGGAGACTTGATTGTTAAACCCTTACAATGGAAAGGGGTTGAACTTACTATTCGAAGCTTTGTTAGAGGGGCAGAAAATAACGAGTTAGGGTTACAAGCAGTAGAGCTTGTGGGAGATGATGATGGCGACTATGATGGTATAATTAATGAAATTACTGTCGGAGACATTACGGCGCTTGCTATTTACCAAGCAGGTCAACCACGTCCTGTCACTAAAATAGAATTAGCTGATCTTGGTTTAATGGAATTAAGCTATCAAGAAAAAGCGGATATTCTAAAGGGTAAAGATCTCTTTAGCCAAGTGCAGTGCGCTTCTTGTCACGTACCGACCCTTTACCTTGATGACTCAATATTTAGTGAACCAAGTCAAAGTGCCACACACCGAGATGCCCTATTCCCTAACGGTGATTCACCTGCAAGCCACGGCTTAACGCCGGAGAATGCAATTACCTTCGATTTAGCCGCTGACATGCCAGATAATATTATTACCCTACCCAATGGCAATGTTGTACACCTTGGTAACTTTAAAAAAGACAATTATGGGCGTACCAGTGTTGATATATATTCAGATCTAAAACGTCATGATCTTGGGTATGAAATTGCTGAATCTGTCGATGAAGAAGGTACTGGTGCATCAGTGTTTATAACCCAACCACTCTGGGGTGCTGGATCAACCGCACCTTACATGCATGATGGTCGCTCACCAACGATCACTGATGCTGTCATGAATCATGGTGGAGACGCTGCAACCTCGCGTTCACTATTCAAGCAACTTTCTCCAACTTACAAGCAAGCACTTGTTGCCTATGTTGAAAATCATATTTTACTGCTAGCAGAAGAAGATGAAGCGGCAGCTGAAGCTCCTATCTATTCTGAACCTGTCGCACCTGCAGAACCTGAAGCACCTACTTATTCTGAACCTGTAGCACCTACTGCACCTGAAGCACCAAGCCGTTTCCGAAGAACAAGACACTAA
- a CDS encoding FeoB-associated Cys-rich membrane protein, with product MTNIIVSLVITVIIVLAILKIISEKRKGSTCIGCAESGQCSSAKTVKKVPFIGQKIELKQVI from the coding sequence ATGACAAATATAATTGTATCTCTCGTAATAACGGTAATTATTGTGCTCGCTATTTTAAAAATAATCAGTGAAAAGCGTAAAGGTTCAACCTGTATCGGATGCGCTGAAAGTGGCCAATGTAGCTCTGCTAAAACAGTGAAAAAAGTTCCTTTTATAGGCCAAAAAATAGAACTCAAGCAAGTGATATAA
- the feoB gene encoding ferrous iron transporter B has translation MKIALAGNPNSGKTTLFNALTGKAAHVGNWAGVTVDKKEGLVKKAFNKTDAEITVVDLPGAYSMSPFSSEEAITRDFVKNEKPDVILNIVDATNLSRSLFFTTQLLELNIPVVVALNKSDLTKSKKTIIDTQALSKLLGCPVVETTSTKSAKNGLDNVVSTAIELTGKHQTAPFVSDGVDLSDAKLVEASDIKRFEFVTNIVGKVEQKQIKNNTQTAQDTVDRVVANKWLGLPIFALIMWSVFSISQTHLGPILADLLVGWIDAFYGLVEGLLGSDVSPVLGALLLDGIIGGVGAVVGFLPLIMVLFFLLALLEDCGYMARVAVIMDRFFKHLGLSGKSIIPMVIGTGCAIPGIMATRTIQNERQRRTTAMLTPFMPCGAKLPVIALFAGVFFNDAAWVGTSMYFLGIAIITFGALVVVRITGEKNARSFFIMELPEYRFPSVKRAVISTLSRAKAFIIKAGTIILLCNAVVQVMQTFNWQFEVVAEGAAATSILASIASPFALVLIPLGFGVWQLAAAAITGFIAKENVVGTLAVVYGITNFIDTEELALISGGSDVASIMGLSSVAALSYLIFNLFTPPCFAALGAMNAEMEDKRWLWAGIAFQFGMGYVVAFITYQAGTLITTGVLGQGFIYGLAVTLILVGTLLYFIYKGEGLAQKKLNMHTA, from the coding sequence TTGAAAATAGCATTAGCAGGTAACCCTAATAGTGGAAAAACCACTTTATTCAATGCGTTAACGGGGAAGGCCGCCCATGTTGGCAACTGGGCGGGAGTTACCGTAGATAAAAAAGAAGGACTAGTAAAGAAAGCGTTTAATAAAACGGATGCTGAAATTACTGTCGTTGATTTACCCGGCGCTTATTCAATGTCACCTTTTTCTTCAGAAGAAGCGATTACGCGAGATTTTGTGAAGAATGAAAAGCCAGATGTGATCCTTAATATTGTCGATGCCACAAATTTAAGTCGTAGTTTATTTTTCACTACTCAACTTTTAGAGCTTAATATTCCGGTTGTGGTGGCACTGAATAAAAGTGATTTAACCAAAAGCAAAAAAACAATCATTGATACTCAAGCATTAAGTAAATTGCTGGGATGCCCTGTCGTTGAAACGACCTCTACAAAAAGCGCTAAAAATGGTTTAGATAATGTTGTATCTACAGCCATTGAGCTCACAGGCAAACACCAAACTGCGCCTTTCGTTAGTGATGGTGTTGATTTAAGCGATGCCAAATTAGTCGAAGCTTCAGATATTAAACGCTTTGAATTTGTAACAAATATAGTAGGAAAAGTAGAACAAAAACAAATCAAAAATAATACCCAGACAGCACAAGATACTGTCGATAGGGTTGTCGCCAATAAATGGTTAGGGCTTCCTATTTTTGCACTGATCATGTGGAGTGTATTTTCTATTTCACAAACTCATTTAGGGCCGATTTTAGCGGATCTGTTGGTGGGTTGGATTGATGCATTTTACGGCTTAGTAGAAGGATTATTAGGTAGCGACGTTTCACCTGTATTAGGCGCGTTACTGTTAGACGGTATAATCGGTGGTGTTGGCGCTGTAGTCGGGTTCTTACCCTTGATCATGGTGCTATTTTTCTTGCTCGCATTACTTGAAGATTGTGGCTATATGGCACGTGTTGCCGTCATTATGGATCGCTTTTTTAAACATCTTGGTTTATCAGGTAAATCAATTATCCCAATGGTTATTGGTACTGGATGTGCAATTCCAGGCATCATGGCAACAAGAACAATACAAAACGAAAGACAAAGAAGAACGACTGCGATGTTAACCCCATTCATGCCTTGCGGTGCGAAACTTCCAGTCATTGCATTATTTGCAGGTGTCTTTTTCAATGATGCAGCATGGGTTGGAACATCTATGTACTTTCTAGGCATTGCTATCATCACCTTTGGTGCATTGGTTGTTGTGCGTATCACGGGCGAAAAAAATGCGCGCTCATTTTTCATCATGGAATTACCTGAATATCGATTCCCAAGTGTAAAACGAGCCGTTATTTCTACTCTCTCAAGAGCGAAGGCATTTATTATTAAAGCGGGTACCATTATTCTGCTATGTAACGCCGTTGTACAAGTAATGCAAACATTTAACTGGCAGTTTGAGGTGGTTGCTGAAGGTGCCGCTGCAACAAGTATCTTGGCAAGCATTGCATCACCATTTGCATTAGTGTTAATACCACTCGGATTTGGTGTATGGCAATTGGCGGCAGCTGCAATCACAGGGTTTATTGCAAAAGAGAATGTGGTTGGCACATTAGCGGTTGTTTATGGCATTACTAACTTTATTGATACAGAAGAACTTGCATTGATTTCTGGCGGTTCAGATGTTGCAAGCATTATGGGGTTATCTTCAGTAGCTGCATTATCGTACTTGATCTTCAACCTATTTACGCCACCATGTTTTGCGGCTTTAGGTGCAATGAACGCAGAAATGGAAGATAAAAGATGGCTATGGGCAGGTATCGCATTCCAATTTGGTATGGGGTATGTGGTTGCATTTATCACTTATCAGGCTGGTACTTTAATCACAACAGGAGTATTAGGCCAAGGGTTTATATACGGCCTAGCGGTTACTTTGATACTTGTAGGGACTTTGCTTTACTTTATATATAAAGGTGAAGGCTTGGCTCAAAAAAAGTTAAATATGCATACAGCATAG
- a CDS encoding FeoA family protein, which translates to MNSTIFNDAMTLSSEDLETTHQTAQNLSQAKVNQEYLIKGVVAGDADIENFLFTLGCFKGETITLISILSESYVISIKDARYSIGSDLAQAVLV; encoded by the coding sequence ATGAACAGTACAATATTTAATGACGCAATGACATTATCATCAGAAGACTTAGAAACTACACACCAAACAGCTCAAAACTTATCTCAGGCAAAAGTGAATCAAGAATACCTTATTAAAGGTGTGGTTGCGGGCGATGCCGACATTGAAAACTTCCTATTTACACTGGGGTGTTTTAAAGGTGAAACCATCACATTGATTTCGATACTGTCAGAGAGTTACGTCATCAGCATTAAAGATGCGAGATACAGTATCGGAAGTGACTTAGCGCAAGCTGTGCTTGTCTAA
- a CDS encoding ABC transporter substrate-binding protein has protein sequence MKLSRTLLSITFALTLSGMTTNSYAGEVEVLHWWTSGGEAKSVDVLKQKIEKQGNSWKDFAVAGGGGESAMTVLKTRAVSGNPPSAAQIKGHDIQEWGRLGFLTSLNDVAQVEQWDQVIPAVVANIMKYDGTYVAVPFNVHRVNWLWANPAVFKKAGVTVPTTLDEFFDVADKIKAAGIIPLAHGRQAWQDATLFETVALAVLGSEDYNKAFVELDMDVLSGEKMVDVFTQFQRMKDYIDPKSGGRRWNSATEMVIKGEAAMQIMGDWAKGEFAEAGKVQGKDYICAPAPGTTNQFTFNIDSFAFFKLSGAEEDKQAQKDLAKTIMTKDFQQIFNLNKGSIPVRTDMNMAKFDQCALDSMAAFKATAQSGDLVPSMSQGLSTTSYVQSAIFDVVSTFFNQKDADPKEAAHKLSRAVKAAM, from the coding sequence ATGAAATTATCCCGAACATTGCTGAGTATTACATTTGCTCTCACGCTTTCAGGTATGACAACCAATAGCTATGCTGGTGAGGTTGAAGTACTCCACTGGTGGACATCTGGCGGTGAAGCGAAATCTGTTGATGTACTCAAGCAAAAGATAGAAAAGCAAGGTAACAGTTGGAAAGACTTTGCCGTCGCGGGTGGTGGTGGTGAAAGTGCCATGACGGTACTGAAAACGCGTGCAGTATCAGGCAACCCGCCTTCTGCTGCGCAAATTAAAGGACATGACATTCAAGAGTGGGGGCGGTTAGGCTTTCTTACTAGCCTTAATGATGTAGCGCAAGTTGAACAATGGGATCAGGTTATTCCTGCTGTTGTTGCGAATATCATGAAATACGATGGCACCTATGTGGCTGTGCCGTTTAATGTTCACCGGGTGAATTGGTTATGGGCGAATCCTGCTGTATTTAAGAAAGCGGGGGTGACGGTTCCTACCACACTTGATGAGTTTTTTGACGTAGCAGATAAGATTAAAGCGGCTGGCATTATTCCACTGGCTCATGGTAGGCAAGCTTGGCAAGACGCCACGTTGTTTGAAACGGTTGCTTTAGCCGTTCTGGGTTCTGAAGATTACAATAAGGCCTTTGTTGAGCTAGATATGGATGTATTGTCTGGCGAAAAAATGGTGGATGTGTTTACTCAGTTTCAAAGAATGAAAGACTATATCGATCCCAAATCGGGTGGTCGTCGTTGGAACTCAGCAACCGAGATGGTTATTAAGGGCGAAGCGGCCATGCAAATCATGGGTGACTGGGCCAAAGGTGAATTTGCAGAAGCCGGAAAAGTGCAGGGGAAAGATTATATTTGTGCACCTGCCCCAGGTACAACAAATCAATTCACCTTTAATATTGATAGCTTTGCCTTTTTCAAACTCAGCGGTGCAGAAGAAGATAAGCAAGCACAGAAAGACCTTGCGAAAACAATTATGACCAAAGACTTTCAGCAAATATTTAATTTAAATAAAGGGTCGATACCAGTTCGAACCGACATGAACATGGCAAAGTTTGATCAGTGTGCACTTGACTCGATGGCAGCCTTTAAAGCAACCGCACAAAGTGGTGACTTAGTGCCAAGTATGTCGCAAGGGTTATCGACGACCAGTTATGTACAAAGCGCCATCTTTGACGTGGTCAGCACTTTCTTCAACCAGAAAGATGCAGATCCTAAAGAAGCCGCGCATAAGCTTTCACGGGCTGTTAAAGCGGCAATGTAA
- a CDS encoding ATP-binding protein, whose protein sequence is MTLKSLWPKSLLARTLWFTLLAVFLAQMIATMIWYGQSKQRDLEGLESTSASMANMFASTVNFFQSLPLEYRHIVLDQLRNMGGTRFFVSFNTEEILITPIPNSVMKNTAVTVFENVLSEKLPRLDEIKVEFSRPETLHVLKNDILLSDLPPSWAHYTLSLEPLNPPILVVQIELAENEWLYIAALLPAPYVTLEDEIITKQQVIFLVFITALLLFFTYLMIRRQTKPLKRLANAANALSLDIYQPPLKEEGASELVTATQAFNRMQQRLRRYIDDREHLFSSISHDLKTPITRLRLRVELMDDDTKIEKFNRDLDELEMMVKGALQTVRDTDLHENLVKVDLSDMLHSIAERHNTEQIHVVIPDTKVSPLMGKPLALKRCLSNLIDNGVKYGKHVELIISDEPEDVVLIIKDQGDGIPEALLEDVFEPYFRVAKDDEGHGLGMGIARNILHAHGGDLTIHNSEQGGLEVKVFIPRLVKTV, encoded by the coding sequence ATGACATTGAAATCTCTTTGGCCGAAGTCTTTATTGGCTCGCACGTTGTGGTTTACACTTCTGGCTGTCTTTCTTGCTCAAATGATTGCGACCATGATTTGGTATGGTCAATCAAAACAACGTGATCTTGAAGGGTTAGAATCTACCTCGGCCAGTATGGCTAACATGTTTGCCTCTACGGTTAATTTCTTTCAATCCTTGCCATTAGAATATCGTCATATTGTTTTAGACCAATTACGAAATATGGGAGGAACGCGTTTTTTTGTCTCCTTTAATACCGAAGAAATTCTCATTACACCCATTCCTAACTCTGTGATGAAAAATACGGCTGTTACAGTCTTTGAAAATGTATTGAGTGAAAAGTTACCAAGACTTGATGAAATCAAAGTGGAGTTTTCACGACCTGAAACATTACATGTCTTAAAAAATGATATTTTACTGAGTGATTTACCACCGTCTTGGGCACACTACACATTGAGCTTAGAGCCATTGAATCCGCCGATCTTAGTGGTGCAAATTGAGCTTGCTGAAAATGAGTGGTTATATATTGCAGCGTTATTACCAGCCCCTTACGTGACACTCGAAGATGAAATTATTACTAAGCAGCAAGTTATCTTCTTGGTTTTCATTACCGCATTATTGCTTTTCTTCACTTACTTAATGATCCGTCGTCAAACCAAGCCATTAAAGCGGTTGGCGAATGCTGCCAATGCATTGAGTTTAGATATTTATCAGCCACCTTTAAAAGAAGAAGGGGCGAGTGAACTTGTAACGGCAACTCAAGCATTCAACCGGATGCAACAGAGATTACGACGTTATATAGACGACCGTGAACACCTGTTCTCATCAATTTCACATGATTTAAAAACACCGATAACGCGGCTGCGTTTACGGGTGGAATTGATGGATGATGACACCAAAATTGAGAAGTTTAACCGCGATCTTGATGAATTAGAGATGATGGTAAAAGGGGCGCTGCAAACTGTGCGAGATACAGATTTACACGAGAACCTCGTTAAGGTGGACCTTTCTGACATGCTGCACAGTATTGCTGAACGTCATAACACGGAACAAATTCATGTAGTGATTCCAGATACCAAGGTGTCGCCTCTAATGGGTAAGCCCCTCGCCTTGAAGCGGTGTCTAAGTAATCTTATAGATAATGGTGTGAAATACGGAAAGCACGTTGAGTTAATCATTTCAGATGAACCTGAAGATGTCGTACTAATCATCAAAGACCAAGGCGATGGTATTCCAGAAGCATTATTAGAAGATGTGTTTGAACCTTATTTTCGTGTAGCAAAAGATGACGAAGGGCACGGCTTAGGCATGGGGATCGCTCGGAATATCTTGCATGCCCACGGTGGGGATCTCACTATCCATAATTCAGAGCAAGGTGGCTTAGAGGTCAAAGTCTTTATTCCGCGTTTGGTTAAAACTGTTTAG
- a CDS encoding response regulator — translation MIANKKVLVVDDDQEIRELLDEYLTKSGFTVTTAAEGEEMKRRLAGGYPDLILMDVMMPGDDGFTLCQYIRKTSDVPIIMLTAVSDEMDQIIGLELGADDYIAKPFSPRQLMARIKALLRRVKPTVTQKMPETPKSILFSHWRLETASHRLYDLEKGKDYELTGSDFSLLMLFLSRPNEILDRDTISCATRGREALPSERGIDVQLSRLRQRLGDKGKTQRIIKTSRGNGYIFIPEVKYES, via the coding sequence ATGATTGCGAACAAAAAGGTGCTCGTCGTTGATGACGATCAGGAGATTCGCGAGCTCTTAGACGAGTATTTGACCAAGTCTGGTTTTACTGTCACCACCGCTGCTGAAGGTGAAGAAATGAAGCGCCGTTTAGCGGGTGGATACCCTGACTTAATTTTAATGGATGTGATGATGCCGGGTGACGATGGGTTCACTTTGTGCCAATACATTCGTAAAACGTCGGATGTGCCAATTATTATGCTGACAGCCGTGTCGGATGAAATGGATCAGATCATTGGGTTAGAGCTCGGTGCAGATGATTATATTGCGAAACCTTTTAGTCCTAGGCAGTTAATGGCACGTATTAAAGCATTATTGCGTCGTGTTAAACCAACCGTCACGCAGAAAATGCCTGAAACACCCAAGTCTATTTTGTTCTCTCATTGGCGTTTAGAGACGGCTTCTCATCGTTTATATGATTTAGAAAAGGGCAAAGACTACGAGTTAACTGGCAGTGATTTTTCGTTGTTAATGTTGTTTTTGTCGCGCCCTAATGAAATTTTAGATCGCGATACGATTTCTTGTGCCACGCGTGGTCGAGAAGCCTTACCATCAGAGCGTGGTATTGATGTGCAATTAAGCCGCTTACGTCAACGTTTAGGCGATAAAGGCAAAACGCAGCGTATTATCAAAACAAGCCGTGGTAATGGCTATATCTTCATCCCTGAAGTGAAATACGAAAGCTAG
- the hpf gene encoding ribosome hibernation-promoting factor, HPF/YfiA family: MKINIQNHHVSLGDETRTDIESKFSKIVSHFPDLVSSDIIITKEHNQHRVEVFTNYGGVRVSAKATESVMYPAIAAALKKLETGLHNRKGQLKADLHAKPTSTKPEIASDIIQEMKLV; encoded by the coding sequence ATGAAAATAAACATTCAAAATCACCATGTATCATTAGGTGATGAGACAAGAACAGACATTGAAAGTAAATTCAGCAAAATCGTCTCTCATTTCCCAGATCTAGTAAGCTCAGACATTATTATCACGAAAGAACATAATCAACACCGCGTAGAAGTTTTTACTAATTATGGGGGTGTACGAGTTTCAGCAAAAGCAACAGAAAGCGTAATGTACCCAGCAATTGCTGCAGCATTGAAAAAGCTAGAAACAGGCTTACATAACCGAAAAGGTCAATTAAAAGCAGACCTACACGCAAAGCCAACTAGCACAAAACCTGAAATTGCATCAGACATCATCCAAGAGATGAAACTAGTTTAA
- a CDS encoding Lrp/AsnC family transcriptional regulator — protein sequence MDKKDKQILTELQSDVLKTTADIAESVGLSTSPCARRIKKLESDGIISGYQVKLDRKKLGLMMTFFVNVSLSNHRDQAISEFENAVNCMSEVISCHVISGSYDYLLEVVSKDLTHYESFMRKLQTLSMVKDINTNLAIRPVKSGTPLPL from the coding sequence GTGGATAAGAAAGATAAGCAAATATTAACTGAGCTTCAAAGCGATGTTCTTAAAACAACGGCTGATATTGCCGAGAGTGTCGGGCTATCAACTTCTCCTTGTGCACGTCGAATTAAAAAGCTGGAATCAGACGGGATTATTTCGGGTTACCAAGTAAAGCTGGATCGGAAAAAACTGGGTTTGATGATGACATTTTTTGTCAATGTAAGCCTAAGTAACCACCGCGACCAAGCCATTAGTGAATTTGAAAATGCGGTGAATTGCATGTCAGAAGTGATCAGTTGTCATGTGATTTCGGGGTCATACGACTATTTGTTGGAAGTGGTGAGTAAAGATTTGACCCATTACGAATCGTTTATGCGTAAGCTACAAACGTTAAGTATGGTAAAAGACATTAATACAAATTTAGCGATTAGACCGGTTAAATCGGGAACACCATTACCGTTATAA